The genomic DNA CATCCACTGTTTCATGCACGATACCTTGCGCGCCATCCACGATAACAACAGGATCAAATTGTCTTGCTAATTGAATCATTTGTTCTATCGGGTGGCGAGTGCCAGTGACATTAGAAACGTGGCCAATGGCGACGATTTTTGTTTTAGGATTGAGCAAAGATTTAAAGGCATCAATATCTAAAGTGCAGTCGGGTAGCATTGGGATTTTAACTACGCGAGCCCCGGTTTGCTCAGCTACAATTTGCCACGGCACAATATTGGCGTGGTGCTCCATTTCGCTGATCAGAATCTCATCGCCAGCAACTAGCGTATTTCTGGCATAGGTTTGAGCAATAAGATTAATCGCTTCTGTTGCGCCGCGTGTCCAAACGATTTCTTTAGTCGAATTAGCATTGATAAAGTCACGAACTTTTTCGCGAGCGTGTTCAAACAAAGAGGTAGCATTGGCGGTTAGGCTATGAGTGCCTCTGTGCACATTGGCATTATGCTGCGAGTAATACTGAGTAATGGTATCAATAACTTGCTTAGGCTTTTGCGTCGTTGCAGCGCTGTCGAGATAAACCAAAGCTTGTGGTGAGTTATCCGATGCTGATTGCAGTGCAGGGAACTGGTCTCGGACAGATTGAATATCAAACACCTTTCGCTCCTAGATTGTGATAGTGAAGATTAGGTAATGGCACCATAGGTTCTGCAATGCTCCAAGCAAATGCTTTACCCGATAGGTGAATGATGATTTCTATGGCAAATTCGAATGCGCTACCTGGCCCTTGGCTAGTCAGTAGATTGTAAGTTTGATCATAGGTGACGCGCTTTTCTCGCCAATTATTAGCCGGAATATGCGATTTAAAGCTTGGATGACAAGTCATCAGTGCTTTTGGGTACAAGTTATGGTGTTGCAGCATGAGTGCCGGGGTTGCGCAAATGGCCGCGTTTAATCGTCCATCATAGTGCTGCTGTTTGACCATTTCTAAGAGCAAAATACTCTGCTGAAATACCATTGCGCCGTCAACGCCGCCAGGCAAGGCAATCACATCAAACTCATCATCGGCCACATCCACTAATTTAACGTCTGCGTTAAGAGGAATGCCTCTCGAGCCCTTAAAGGTTAATTGCCCTTCAGGTTCAACGCTGGCAACGGTGACTTGATAATTGGCGCGGATGAGCACATCGATGATGGTGATGGCTTCCATCTCTTCAGTGCCAGGAGCGATAGGGACTAAGGCTTTAATGGTCATTGTTGGCCTCTTGTTGTTTGATTTGTTTAAACAGCTTTTCATTGAGTGGCACGTTAAGATTGCGCGCTTGCGCTCGCTGAATTAGGTACCCAGTAATATAGTCAATTTCTGTTGCTCGTCCATGATAAATATCTTGATGCATGGAAGAGTAGTTGTCTTTTGTGGCTTGAATGACCTGCTGGACTTGTTCAAACAAAGCTTCACGCTTACAAATCAGCCCTTCCGCATGAATCACCGAGCTAATTTCTAGGCATAAAGCGTCAATGAAAGCCAAAGTTGCCGGATCGCCTAGTTCTCCATTACGACAGTTTTTGATTGCCGTTAAAGGATTAATGCAACAATTAATGGCCAGTTTACTCCACAGGGCTTGTTGAATATTGTCATCCCAAGTAACAGGGCCAAGAGCCTGATGTAACATGTCGCTGATAGAGCGAGAACCATCATGGCCATATTGCTGTAGCGCGCCAATCGTCGTATGCCCATATCCTGTATGTGTTAGTTGGTGTGGATTTTGTTTTAGCGCGCCGTGAGTGGTGGTGGCAAATAACACATTATGCTTGCTTAGCTTAG from Vibrio rarus includes the following:
- the csdA gene encoding cysteine desulfurase CsdA, which gives rise to MFDIQSVRDQFPALQSASDNSPQALVYLDSAATTQKPKQVIDTITQYYSQHNANVHRGTHSLTANATSLFEHAREKVRDFINANSTKEIVWTRGATEAINLIAQTYARNTLVAGDEILISEMEHHANIVPWQIVAEQTGARVVKIPMLPDCTLDIDAFKSLLNPKTKIVAIGHVSNVTGTRHPIEQMIQLARQFDPVVIVDGAQGIVHETVDVQKLDCDFYVFSGHKLYAPTGIGVLYGKLALLEAMPPWHGGGKMVNKVSFSGTSFSELPGKFEAGTPNVAGALALSSAIDWLKSIDPQGAEKHVQQLQQRAYLAIKEIDDIEVIGYQEKASVISLVMAGVHHQDIATLLDQQSVALRAGHHCAHPLMDALGIKGTVRVSFALYNTTQEVDAFITALTKAVDML
- the panE gene encoding 2-dehydropantoate 2-reductase, whose product is MNICILGAGAIGSLWACYLHKAGHNVSLWTKGDEPSITLSLDDLPAITFPANQTTHLSHADLVLIAVKAWQVETATLPIISFIKPSCTLLFTHNGMGAIQGVLPKLSKHNVLFATTTHGALKQNPHQLTHTGYGHTTIGALQQYGHDGSRSISDMLHQALGPVTWDDNIQQALWSKLAINCCINPLTAIKNCRNGELGDPATLAFIDALCLEISSVIHAEGLICKREALFEQVQQVIQATKDNYSSMHQDIYHGRATEIDYITGYLIQRAQARNLNVPLNEKLFKQIKQQEANNDH
- a CDS encoding DJ-1 family glyoxalase III, which produces MTIKALVPIAPGTEEMEAITIIDVLIRANYQVTVASVEPEGQLTFKGSRGIPLNADVKLVDVADDEFDVIALPGGVDGAMVFQQSILLLEMVKQQHYDGRLNAAICATPALMLQHHNLYPKALMTCHPSFKSHIPANNWREKRVTYDQTYNLLTSQGPGSAFEFAIEIIIHLSGKAFAWSIAEPMVPLPNLHYHNLGAKGV